The following are from one region of the Salvelinus alpinus chromosome 16, SLU_Salpinus.1, whole genome shotgun sequence genome:
- the LOC139540635 gene encoding repetin-like: MIYPRPRPHQTQHQAQHQEQHQEQHQEQHQEQHQEQHQTQHQEQHQEQHREQHQAQHQEQHQEQHQTQHQEQHQEQHQTQHQEQHQEQHREQHQTQHQEQHQPQHQEQHQEQHQEQHQEQHQEQHQEQHREQHREQHQEPHQEQHQAQHQAQHQSQHQAQHQEQHQSQHQAQHQEQHQAQHQEQHREQHQEQHREQHQEQHREQHQEQHREQHQEQHQEQHQEPHQAQHQEQHQEQHQEQHQEQHQEQHQEQHQEQHQEQHQTQHQEQHQEQHQEQHQEQHQEQHQEQHREQHREQHREQHQEPHQEQHQAQHQAQHQSQHQAQHQEQHQSQHQAQHQSQHQAQHQEQHREQHQEQHREQHQEQHQEQHREQHQEQHREQHQEQHREQHQEQHREQHQEQHQEQHQEPHQAQHQEQHREQHQEQHREQHQEQHREQHQEQHQEQHQEQHQEPHQAQHQEQHQEQHQEQHQEQHQEQHQEQHQTQHQEQHQEQHQEQHQTQHQEQHQEQHQEQHQEQHQEQHQEQHQTQHQEQHQEQHQEQHQTQHQEQHQEQHQEQHQTQHQEQHQEQHQEQHQEQHQEQHREQHQEQHQEQHQEQHQEQHQEQHQEQHREQHQEQQLEHHASKEKRRDIREDHATYSSSIQQPPPSYPHSPALLPGGFHKTTRQTLSELIEKGTS, encoded by the exons ATGATATACCCGCGTCCACGTCCGCATCAGACACAGCATCAGGCGCAGCATCAGGAGCAGCATCAGGAGCAGCATCAGGAGCAGCATCAGGAGCAGCATCAGGAGCAGCATCAGACACAGCATCAGGAGCAGCATCAGGAGCAGCATCGGGAGCAGCATCAGGCGCAGCATCAGGAGCAGCATCAGGAGCAGCATCAGACACAGCATCAGGAGCAGCATCAGGAGCAGCATCAGACACAGCATCAGGAGCAGCATCAGGAGCAGCATCGGGAGCAGCATCAGACACAGCATCAGGAACAGCATCAGCCACAGCATCAGGAGCAGCATCAGGAGCAGCATCAGGAGCAGCATCAGGAGCAGCATCAGGAGCAGCATCAGGAGCAGCATCGGGAGCAGCATCGGGAGCAGCATCAGGAGCCGCATCAAGAGCAGCATCAGGCGCAGCATCAGGCACAGCATCAGTCACAGCATCAGGCACAGCATCAGGAGCAGCATCAGTCACAGCATCAGGCGCAGCATCAGGAGCAGCATCAGGCGCAGCATCAGGAGCAGCATCGGGAGCAGCATCAGGAGCAGCATCGGGAGCAGCATCAGGAGCAGCATCGGGAGCAGCATCAGGAGCAGCATCGGGAGCAGCATCAGGAGCAGCATCAGGAGCAGCATCAGGAGCCGCATCAGGCGCAGCATCAGGAACAGCATCAGGAGCAGCATCAGGAGCAGCATCAGGAGCAGCATCAGGAGCAGCATCAGGAGCAGCATCAGGAGCAGCATCAGGAGCAGCATCAGACACAGCATCAAGAGCAGCATCAGGAGCAGCATCAGGAGCAGCATCAGGAGCAGCATCAGGAGCAGCATCAGGAGCAGCATCGGGAGCAGCATCGGGAGCAGCATCGGGAGCAGCATCAGGAGCCGCATCAAGAGCAGCATCAGGCGCAGCATCAGGCACAGCATCAGTCACAGCATCAGGCACAGCATCAGGAGCAGCATCAGTCACAGCATCAGGCGCAGCATCAGTCACAGCATCAGGCGCAGCATCAGGAGCAGCATCGGGAGCAGCATCAGGAGCAGCATCGGGAGCAGCATCAGGAGCAGCATCAGGAGCAGCATCGGGAGCAGCATCAGGAGCAGCATCGGGAGCAGCATCAGGAGCAGCATCGGGAGCAGCATCAGGAGCAGCATCGGGAGCAGCATCAGGAGCAGCATCAGGAGCAGCATCAGGAGCCGCATCAGGCGCAGCATCAGGAACAGCATCGGGAGCAGCATCAGGAGCAGCATCGGGAGCAGCATCAGGAGCAGCATCGGGAGCAGCATCAGGAGCAGCATCAGGAGCAGCATCAGGAGCAGCATCAGGAGCCGCATCAGGCGCAGCATCAGGAACAGCATCAGGAGCAGCATCAGGAGCAGCATCAGGAGCAGCATCAGGAGCAGCATCAGGAGCAGCATCAGACACAGCATCAGGAGCAGCATCAGGAGCAGCATCAGGAGCAGCATCAGACACAGCATCAAGAGCAGCATCAGGAGCAGCATCAGGAGCAGCATCAGGAGCAGCATCAGGAGCAGCATCAGGAGCAGCATCAGACACAGCATCAAGAGCAGCATCAGGAGCAGCATCAGGAGCAGCATCAGACGCAGCATCAGGAGCAGCATCAGGAGCAGCATCAGGAGCAGCATCAGACACAGCATCAAGAGCAGCATCAGGAGCAGCATCAGGAGCAGCATCAAGAGCAGCATCAGGAGCAGCATCGGGAGCAGCATCAGGAGCAGCATCAAGAGCAGCATCAGGAGCAGCATCAGGAGCAGCATCAAGAGCAGCATCAGGAGCAGCATCGGGAGCAGCATCAGGAGCAGCAG CTGGAGCATCATGCCTCCAAGGAGA AGCGCAGGGACATACGGGAAGACCACGCCACATACAGCTCCTCCATCCAACAACCTCCTCCGAGCTACCCCCACAGCCCAGCCCTGCTGCCTGGGGGCTTTCACAAGACAACCAGACAGACACTCTCAGAGCTGATAGAGAAGGGGACCAGCTAA